A window of the Oryza brachyantha chromosome 5, ObraRS2, whole genome shotgun sequence genome harbors these coding sequences:
- the LOC102714096 gene encoding TOM1-like protein 6 has translation MAAASSSSPAVRVDKATSELLLGPDWTLNIDICDALNSDHGQAKEVIKALKKRLQHKNSKVQFFALTLLETIMKNCGDHVHSQVAERDILQEMIKIVKKKTDMQLRDKILVLLESWQEAFGENGGRHPQYYWAYAEIKKMGLEFPQRSPDAAPILTPITRPGSLEPYHQPSHGMPVNSSSRLDEAMSSSGPSLSSLDLERMLSTVELLSEMLKAVNPHDRRAVNDEIITELVKQCRSDQKKIVSLVTSLRDEELLGQALDLNDRMQTLLTKHDAIASGSPLPDEEAVVMNEAPAETTSTTVATGAPRAAVAAIVPTNVFDEEDEDEDDEFSQLARRNSKLRSRNAESTSSGVGTSLSTTHDDGITSSASSGASTVSPPVQCNALALPDPPAPVRTAEEQVMSDLLALTVSSNPSPPHTPPTPQAALNQGGFPAANDHPQPSYSNQGLGAAPYSSYVAPWAQPQPQPQTAGVELQQQPPPQSQLPHNSSPYPPPPWASEDTTESNPFIAASVPPHTSTSSSSVNSPPLNLRPLQQSHSFGVPPRNAVSQSPINGSTKQPMSAGARRPSYVSSNKYFDDLFEKNADGSLMKLGTSIGGGASSPYKA, from the exons GCAAGCAAAAGAGGTGATTAAAGCTTTGAAGAAGCGTCTCCAGCACAAAAATTCAAAGGTTCAATTTTTTGCTTTGACG TTATTGGAAACTATAATGAAGAATTGTGGGGATCATGTGCATTCACAAGTTGCAGAGCGTGATATACTGCAGGAGATGATCAAAATTGTGAAGAAGAAG ACTGATATGCAATTGAGGGACAAAATTCTAGTACTCCTTGAGTCCTGGCAAGAAGCATTTGGTGAGAACGGTGGAAGGCATCCTCAGTACTACTGGGCATATGCTGAAATAAag AAAATGGGCTTGGAGTTTCCTCAGCGATCACCTGATGCTGCACCAATACTTACTCCAATCACACGCCCAGGTTCTTTGGAACCATATCATCAACCAAGTCATGGAATGCCAGTTAATTCTTCCTCTAGACTTGATGAGGCAATGTCATCTAGCGGGCCTTCCCTGAG ttcATTGGACTTGGAACGCATGTTAAGCACTGTTGAACTATTAAGCGAGATGCTGAAAGCAGTGAATCCACATGATCGCAGG GCTGTCAATGATGAAATTATCACAGAGCTTGTGAAACAATGCCGGTCGGACCAGAAGAAGATCGTAAGTTTGGTAACTTCACTGAG AGATGAGGAGCTCTTGGGCCAAGCTCTTGACTTGAATGACAGGATGCAGACTCTTCTTACGAAACATGATGCGATTGCTTCTGGTTCTCCTCTACCtgatgaagaagcagttgTCATGAATGAAGCACCAGCAGAAACCACTTCAACTACAGTGGCAACAGGGGCTCCTCGAGCTGCAGTTGCTGCTATAGTACCAACCAATGTTTTTGATGAAgaggatgaagatgaagatgacgaGTTCTCCCAGCTCGCTCGGAG GAATTCGAAATTGAGGTCTAGAAATGCTGAAAGCACCTCTTCTGGTGTAGGCACATCTTTGTCGACCACCCATGATGATGGGATAACAAGTTCAGCATCCTCTGGTGCCTCTACAGTTTCACCACCCGTTCAATGCAATGCATTGGCACTGCCTGATCCTCCAGCTCCTGTAAGAACAGCAGAAGAGCAAGTTATGAGTGACCTTCTTGCACTCACTGTGTCATCAAACCCTTCACCACCTCATACACCCCCAACACCTCAGGCTGCCTTGAATCAAGGTGGCTTCCCAGCAGCCAATGATCATCCACAGCCTTCTTACTCAAACCAAGGACTTGGAGCTGCACCATACAGCAGCTATGTCGCTCCATGGGCTCAGCCTCAGCCTCAGCCTCAAACTGCAGGCGTTGAGCTTCAGCAGCAACCACCACCCCAGTCACAATTGCCCCACAACTCATCTCCTTACCCGCCACCGCCATGGGCATCGGAGGACACCACGGAGTCCAACCCTTTCATCGCAGCCTCAGTGCCACCGCACACATCCACTTCCAGCTCTTCTGTGAACTCACCACCACTGAATTTGAGGCCTCTACAGCAATCACATTCTTTCGGGGTGCCGCCTCGGAATGCCGTTTCGCAATCACCGATAAACGGGAGCACGAAGCAACCGATGTCTGCAGGAGCTCGCAGGCCATCTTATGTTTCTTCGAACAAGTActttgatgatctgtttgagaAGAATGCTGATGGCAGCCTGATGAAGCTGGGCACTAGCATCGGTGGAGGCGCATCCTCGCCATACAAGGCATAG
- the LOC102701451 gene encoding protein NRT1/ PTR FAMILY 2.3-like produces MGSMEESRQVHRSSAGWMAVDGEALRHPTAGRKKGGWVTFPFMAVTMAGLGLATAGATGNLVVYLVKEYHVPSVDAAQISTVVLGCLSVAPVAGAIVADAFFGCYPVVAVAMAFSVLALLVFTLTASVPGLRPPACTPGPGLPPCEAATAGQMAALYAGVLLLCVSAAGARFNLATMGADQFESPADRDVFFNWYFIFLYGSSVLGSTVLVYVEDSVSWQLGFGLAGVASAVALAALLLGARYYRRPAAQGSPFTGIARVIIAAARKRKVNVAASGELKFYHGRRMASEDDDNFPPSNSFRFLNRAAVIPDGDVNPADGEAARPWRVCTVQQVEDLKAVLRILPLWSSSIILSVSIGVQINFSVLEALVMDRALGRFTVPAASFFVSSLFAVVVFLGLIDRAILPLWRRLTGGHVPTPLQRIGAGHALTVVSMAASAAVERARLATVRAHGEEGNPVWASPLPAMWLVLPLALAGAGEAFHFPGQVTLYYQEFPPSLKNTATGMVAMIIALGFYLSTALVDVVRSATAWLPDNMNASRLENLYWLLAVLVAVNFAYYLTCAKLYKYQNAGK; encoded by the exons ATGGGTAGTATGGAGGAGAGTCGTCAGGTGCATCGTTCTTCGGCGGGGTGGAtggccgtcgacggcgaggcgctgcggcacccgacggcggggaggaagaagggcgGGTGGGTAACGTTCCCTTTCATGGCGGTGACGATGGCCGGGCTAGGgctggcgacggccggcgcgaCGGGGAACCTGGTGGTGTACCTGGTGAAGGAGTACCACGTGCCCAGCGTTGACGCGGCGCAGATCTCCACCGTCGTGCTGGGATGCCTCAGCGtcgcgccggtcgccggcgccatcgtcgccgacgccttcTTCGGGTGCtaccccgtcgtcgccgtcgccatggcctTCTCCGTCCTG GCGTTGCTGGTGTTCACGCTGACGGCGAGCGTGCCGGgcctccggccgccggcgtgcaCGCCGGGCCCGGGACTGCCTCCgtgcgaggcggcgacggcggggcagATGGCGGCGCTGTACGCCGGGGTGCTCCTGCTGTGCGTCagcgcggcgggggcgcggtTCAACCTGGCGACCATGGGCGCGGACCAGTTCGAGTCCCCCGCCGACCGCGACGTCTTCTTCAACTGGTACTTCATCTTCCTCTACGGCTCCTCCGTGCTCGGCTCCACCGTCCTCGTCTACGTCGAGGACTCCGTGTCCTGGCAGCTCGGcttcggcctcgccggcgtcgccagcgccgtcgccctcgccgcgctgctcctcGGTGCGCGCTACtaccgccggccggccgcgcaGGGCAGCCCGTTCACGGGGATCGCCAGGGtgatcatcgccgccgccaggaaGAGGAAGGTCAACGTGGCGGCGTCGGGGGAGTTGAAGTTTTACCACGGCCGACGCATGGCAagcgaggacgacgacaaTTTTCCTCCAAGCAACAGCTTTag GTTCCTGAACCGCGCGGCGGTAAtccccgacggcgacgtgaacccggcggacggcgaggcggcacgGCCATGGCGGGTGTGCACGGTGCAGCAGGTGGAGGACCTGAAGGCGGTGCTGCGCATCCTGCCGCTGTGGAGCTCCTCCATCATCCTCAGCGTCTCCATCGGCGTGCAGATCAACTTCAGCGTCCTGGAGGCGCTCGTCATGGACCGCGCCCTCGGCCGCTTCACCGTGCCGGCGGCCTCCTTCTTCGTCTCCTCCctcttcgccgtcgtcgtcttcctcggcCTCATCGACCGCGCCATCCTCCCGCTCTGGCGGCGCCTCACCGGGGGACACGTCCCGACGCCGCTGCAGCGGATCGGCGCGGGCCACGCGCTCACCGTGGTCAGCAtggccgcgtccgccgccgtcgagcgcgCCCGCCTCGCCACCGTGCGCGCCCACGGCGAGGAAGGGAACCCGGTGTgggcgtcgccgctgccggcgatGTGGCTGGTCCTGCCGCTGGcgctggccggcgccggcgaggcgttCCACTTCCCCGGTCAGGTCACCCTCTACTACCAGGAGTTCCCGCCGTCGCTGAAGAACACGGCCACCGGCATGGTCGCCATGATCATCGCGCTCGGGTTCTACCTGAGCACGGCgctcgtcgacgtcgtccgGAGCGCCACCGCGTGGCTGCCGGACAACATGAACGCCTCCAGGCTGGAGAACCTCTACTGGCTgctcgccgtgctcgtcgCCGTCAACTTCGCCTACTACCTCACCTGTGCAAAGCTCTACAAGTACCAGAACGCCGGCAAGTGA